One Pyrofollis japonicus DNA window includes the following coding sequences:
- a CDS encoding 4Fe-4S dicluster domain-containing protein, with protein sequence MTSDPSAIIKEAEKCMYCGFCEAVCPTQPHGDHRGYGPRGRVALAKLVLEGGIEETKNVLDSLFTCTLCGACVLKCPAAINIVEIIRYTRSFILNELNDSS encoded by the coding sequence ATGACCAGCGACCCGTCTGCTATAATCAAGGAAGCAGAGAAATGCATGTATTGCGGTTTTTGCGAGGCGGTCTGCCCTACCCAGCCCCATGGCGACCACAGGGGATACGGGCCAAGGGGCAGAGTAGCACTGGCCAAGCTTGTCCTCGAAGGAGGCATTGAAGAGACGAAGAACGTTCTTGACTCGCTCTTTACTTGTACTCTATGTGGAGCATGCGTCCTTAAATGCCCTGCAGCCATAAACATAGTGGAGATTATTAGATATACTCGCTCATTTATACTAAACGAGCTCAATGATTCCTCGTAG
- a CDS encoding CBS domain-containing protein → MVDTGTPISKAIRLFATRGIGHAAVVDENNILVGILSVKDIAKYVVEAFENAGTVEQATMEAVLDTAVAEISTKPPIVIREPDLCKAAELIVTRNIGFVPLVDDNGKFLGGYAELDTAFELLDSEKPARRYATNNVVVGEPEQPLIEALGFMLEQGFRRMPFKYDEDYYISTMSSLLRAIVRKPRAETLLRPVAEYASPAAVLNYDEARVSDVAEIILAITERAVLLLEDHDLKAIMTERDLVRAYMDEKECSRMKY, encoded by the coding sequence ATAGTTGATACCGGTACACCGATAAGCAAGGCCATAAGATTGTTTGCTACGCGCGGCATAGGCCATGCAGCAGTTGTTGATGAAAACAATATCCTCGTAGGTATACTATCCGTAAAGGATATTGCAAAGTATGTTGTAGAAGCCTTTGAGAATGCAGGAACAGTAGAGCAAGCAACCATGGAGGCAGTGCTTGACACGGCTGTGGCCGAGATATCGACAAAACCCCCTATCGTGATACGTGAGCCGGATCTATGCAAGGCAGCAGAGCTAATAGTGACTCGAAACATAGGATTCGTGCCCCTCGTGGACGATAATGGCAAGTTCCTAGGAGGCTACGCGGAGCTGGATACTGCCTTCGAGCTACTTGATTCAGAAAAGCCTGCAAGAAGATACGCAACAAATAATGTAGTCGTAGGAGAGCCTGAACAACCGCTCATAGAAGCGCTCGGATTCATGCTTGAGCAAGGCTTTAGACGAATGCCATTCAAGTACGACGAAGACTACTATATTTCAACAATGTCTTCGCTTCTGCGAGCAATAGTCCGAAAGCCGAGAGCAGAAACCCTTCTACGACCAGTGGCCGAGTACGCATCACCAGCAGCAGTACTCAACTATGACGAAGCCCGGGTCAGCGATGTGGCAGAAATAATCCTTGCTATTACTGAGAGAGCTGTCCTCTTACTCGAGGACCACGATCTTAAGGCAATTATGACCGAGAGGGACCTAGTCAGAGCATACATGGATGAAAAAGAATGCAGCCGAATGAAATACTAA
- a CDS encoding DUF2283 domain-containing protein → MNELFEKRPKKLCIKDIEKLYIEYDKQSDTLYIHFADPEEEAEEAMLIGDNIVVRIRDGEILGITVMEFMRHVEQQ, encoded by the coding sequence TTGAACGAGCTCTTCGAAAAAAGACCTAAAAAGCTATGTATAAAAGATATCGAGAAGTTGTACATCGAGTATGATAAGCAAAGCGACACACTATATATCCACTTTGCTGACCCGGAGGAAGAAGCTGAAGAAGCCATGCTTATAGGCGATAACATAGTAGTAAGAATACGAGATGGGGAAATTCTAGGAATAACTGTTATGGAATTTATGAGGCATGTAGAGCAACAATAA
- the speD gene encoding adenosylmethionine decarboxylase, with the protein MQADGTEKGNEDFIIGRHVYGNLYGVKRELLENEDFLRKLVVDAAKAGDMHLVDLKVWKFQGHHGGVSVIALVLESHVSIHTWPDYGYATVDVYTCGERGDPWKAFNYIVARLRPRKYRVHYADRSSISEEDASETATAIS; encoded by the coding sequence ATGCAGGCCGATGGTACAGAAAAGGGCAACGAGGATTTCATCATAGGCAGACACGTGTATGGCAACCTATATGGGGTTAAGCGCGAGCTCCTAGAGAACGAGGATTTCCTGCGAAAGCTTGTAGTTGATGCCGCCAAGGCGGGAGACATGCATCTAGTTGATCTAAAGGTCTGGAAGTTCCAAGGCCACCATGGCGGGGTTTCTGTCATAGCTCTTGTCCTTGAGAGCCATGTGTCGATACACACATGGCCGGACTACGGTTACGCAACAGTTGACGTCTATACATGCGGCGAAAGAGGCGATCCATGGAAAGCATTCAACTACATAGTTGCAAGGCTGCGCCCAAGGAAGTATCGAGTACACTATGCCGATAGAAGCAGCATCTCGGAGGAAGATGCCTCAGAGACGGCCACGGCAATCTCATAG